The following are encoded together in the Acidobacteriota bacterium genome:
- the groES gene encoding co-chaperone GroES, whose amino-acid sequence MKVKPLNDRVLIKRVEEKEQVRGGIIIPDTAKEKPMEGKVIAVGSGRLEKDGSRTALEVKKGDRILFGKYSGTEIKIDDKEHVILREDEVLGIIE is encoded by the coding sequence ATGAAAGTCAAACCTCTCAACGATCGCGTTCTGATCAAGCGAGTCGAAGAGAAGGAGCAGGTCCGGGGCGGCATCATCATTCCCGACACTGCCAAAGAGAAGCCGATGGAAGGCAAGGTCATCGCCGTCGGTTCCGGTCGTCTTGAAAAGGACGGCTCGCGCACGGCCCTGGAAGTCAAGAAGGGGGATCGCATCCTCTTCGGCAAGTACAGCGGCACCGAGATCAAGATCGATGACAAGGAACACGTCATCCTTCGTGAGGACGAAGTCCTCGGAATCATCGAGTAA